A window from Rhizosphaericola mali encodes these proteins:
- a CDS encoding GtrA family protein, producing MSEIECQKMTNGLRHFVLFSLIGVVGMVWDFGSTWFLKEKLKWNPFVATSIGFVLGVTNNYVLNAIYNYHSKSIVDIRAISLFFIVNLVALGINLIVIYICNKKLKINFYWSKVIASGFGTVLNFTVTHFYVF from the coding sequence ATGAGCGAAATTGAATGCCAAAAAATGACGAATGGTTTGAGGCATTTTGTTCTGTTTTCTTTGATTGGTGTTGTGGGGATGGTTTGGGATTTCGGCAGTACATGGTTTTTGAAGGAAAAGCTAAAATGGAATCCATTCGTTGCGACCAGTATTGGTTTTGTACTTGGGGTAACGAATAATTATGTATTAAATGCGATCTATAATTATCATTCCAAGTCAATCGTTGATATCCGAGCGATAAGTCTATTTTTTATAGTCAATTTAGTAGCGTTGGGAATTAATTTAATAGTTATTTATATCTGTAATAAGAAACTTAAAATTAATTTTTATTGGAGTAAAGTAATTGCTAGTGGATTTGGTACGGTGTTAAATTTTACAGTAACACATTTCTATGTGTTCTGA
- a CDS encoding DUF763 domain-containing protein has protein sequence MKSGHADLPLHYGTVPLWLAQRMSSLGGAIVESILLEYGKQSLLEHFSNPFWFQSLGCVLGMDWHSSGITTSVLGALKKYVNPRSNELGIYMCGGRGKASRKTPAELLAIAEKTGLDGNSLVYSSKLAAKVDNNAIQDGFQLYLHSFILSDEGEWTIVQQGMNTESKMARRYHWLSSEVKSFVETPHQFIYGPNQGEILNLTDKNATSTKSSMLELTKERPVDLLQELQLILPKHHEVTAKDVNLKRLGAALALAHETDISSIESLMLLKDVGPRTLQSLALVSEVIHGTPSRFEDPARFSFAHGGKDGHPFPVPIKIYDQTIEHMHTAIEKAKMDDKEKSSALFNLTRVSQELEKGFTPNDRFDDWIEKERAESYKYGGRSVFGKAQPPKNGDQLSLF, from the coding sequence ATGAAAAGTGGTCATGCAGATCTTCCCTTACACTATGGCACCGTTCCCTTGTGGCTTGCGCAAAGAATGAGTTCTTTGGGTGGAGCTATTGTGGAGTCTATATTGTTGGAGTATGGCAAACAATCCTTGTTGGAGCACTTTAGTAATCCATTTTGGTTTCAATCTTTGGGATGTGTTTTGGGGATGGATTGGCACTCTTCCGGTATTACAACATCCGTTTTGGGCGCTTTGAAAAAATATGTCAATCCCCGTTCCAATGAATTGGGAATTTATATGTGTGGCGGTCGAGGAAAAGCTTCGCGTAAAACACCCGCTGAATTATTGGCAATCGCCGAAAAAACGGGTTTGGATGGTAATTCTTTAGTGTATAGTAGCAAACTTGCGGCAAAAGTCGATAACAATGCTATTCAAGATGGATTTCAGTTGTATTTACACTCTTTTATTCTTTCTGATGAAGGCGAATGGACGATTGTCCAACAAGGCATGAATACGGAATCTAAAATGGCGCGCCGTTATCATTGGTTATCCTCAGAAGTAAAATCATTTGTCGAAACACCACATCAATTTATTTATGGTCCTAATCAAGGCGAAATATTAAATCTTACGGATAAAAATGCCACATCCACCAAGTCTAGTATGTTGGAATTGACCAAGGAGCGACCAGTGGATTTATTGCAAGAACTTCAACTCATTTTACCCAAACATCATGAAGTAACTGCAAAAGACGTCAATTTGAAAAGATTGGGCGCCGCACTAGCATTGGCACATGAGACAGATATCAGTTCGATCGAATCCTTAATGCTCCTCAAAGATGTAGGACCACGCACCTTGCAATCTTTGGCATTAGTAAGTGAGGTGATCCATGGTACACCTTCTCGGTTTGAAGATCCTGCACGTTTTTCTTTTGCACATGGAGGCAAGGATGGACATCCTTTTCCAGTACCAATCAAGATATATGATCAGACGATTGAGCACATGCATACAGCCATTGAAAAGGCCAAAATGGACGACAAAGAAAAATCGTCTGCGCTTTTCAACTTAACTCGTGTAAGTCAAGAATTGGAAAAAGGATTTACCCCAAATGATCGTTTTGACGATTGGATCGAAAAAGAAAGAGCCGAATCCTACAAATATGGAGGACGTTCCGTTTTTGGAAAAGCGCAGCCGCCAAAAAATGGCGACCAATTATCGCTTTTTTAA
- a CDS encoding Lrp/AsnC family transcriptional regulator, whose protein sequence is MNNSFELDAVDFQILNAFQENSKISNAELSRELGMAPSGVLERVKKLEQKGVIKGYTIQINPLALDQKLLAFISIKTSDAFGSEVTGLALAKIPEIQEVHNVTGEDCFLIKIRVRDSEHLMNIMRNSFSKIKGIVSTKTIIVLEAVKETNHLNIQKN, encoded by the coding sequence ATGAATAACTCATTTGAATTAGATGCGGTGGATTTTCAAATTTTGAATGCATTTCAGGAAAATTCCAAAATTTCCAATGCGGAATTGAGCCGCGAATTGGGAATGGCGCCTTCTGGTGTATTGGAACGTGTGAAAAAGTTGGAACAAAAAGGTGTAATCAAAGGCTATACAATTCAAATAAATCCATTGGCACTAGATCAAAAGTTATTGGCATTCATTTCCATAAAGACTTCAGATGCATTTGGTTCAGAAGTTACAGGATTGGCATTGGCGAAGATTCCAGAGATACAAGAGGTACATAATGTAACTGGTGAGGATTGTTTTCTCATAAAAATTAGAGTCCGAGATTCAGAACATTTGATGAATATCATGCGAAATTCCTTTAGTAAAATCAAGGGTATCGTCTCCACCAAGACGATAATCGTACTAGAGGCCGTGAAAGAAACAAATCATTTAAATATTCAAAAAAATTAA
- a CDS encoding EamA family transporter yields MSNNTKAPLSMVVLAFALVYIVWGSTYFFIQNALKGFTPFVLGAIRFVSAGIILLLICRAKGLDIFKWRQIKIAALSGFLLLFLDNGMFIWAEQYLPSSLAAIMASTVTLWFIFLDKRQWKVNFSSKKILLGVLIGLIGVVLLFWERLQLIFHTGFKKEQLIALLMLTFGPSTWAIGSLYSKYKSDKDDNAFVSTGWQMLFAGIIFLVGSFIKGDMQKVEWAHLPVRSIYSLVYLIAFGSLLAYTSYVWLLQVKSATIVSTHAYVNPVIAVFLGALFGHEDISFIQIIGLIIILSSVLLISRIKIKWPIKRKAQFTP; encoded by the coding sequence ATGTCCAACAATACCAAAGCGCCATTATCCATGGTCGTACTTGCTTTTGCACTCGTTTATATCGTCTGGGGGTCGACTTATTTTTTCATACAAAATGCATTGAAAGGCTTCACTCCTTTTGTATTAGGAGCGATTCGCTTTGTTAGTGCTGGTATTATTTTATTGTTGATTTGCAGAGCGAAAGGATTAGATATATTTAAATGGAGACAGATTAAAATTGCTGCGTTATCGGGGTTCTTACTTTTGTTTTTAGATAATGGTATGTTCATTTGGGCGGAGCAATATTTACCTAGTAGTTTGGCTGCAATCATGGCATCCACGGTTACTTTGTGGTTTATATTTTTAGATAAAAGACAATGGAAAGTCAATTTCTCTAGTAAAAAAATATTATTAGGCGTATTGATTGGATTGATTGGCGTAGTATTATTATTTTGGGAAAGATTGCAATTAATTTTCCATACAGGATTTAAAAAAGAGCAACTAATCGCCTTACTAATGTTGACCTTCGGACCATCCACATGGGCAATTGGTTCCTTGTATTCCAAATACAAATCTGACAAAGACGATAATGCATTTGTGTCAACAGGCTGGCAGATGTTATTTGCAGGAATTATTTTCTTAGTGGGTAGTTTTATCAAAGGAGATATGCAAAAAGTAGAATGGGCACATTTACCTGTGAGATCCATTTATTCCTTAGTTTATTTAATCGCATTTGGTTCCTTATTAGCGTACACTTCCTATGTATGGCTTTTGCAAGTAAAGTCTGCAACTATAGTAAGCACACACGCTTATGTCAATCCGGTGATTGCCGTATTTCTAGGCGCATTATTCGGACATGAGGACATTTCATTTATTCAAATAATTGGGTTGATAATCATATTAAGTAGCGTATTACTCATCAGTAGGATCAAAATAAAATGGCCTATTAAACGCAAAGCGCAATTCACGCCATAG
- a CDS encoding THUMP domain-containing class I SAM-dependent RNA methyltransferase — protein MLYFRKPGNITITCHNRIAPYLAQEVKALGFAIEEEFVTGVKIKGSLNDCIRLNLNLRCASQVLYSLRKFSARNADEIYNEARKMQWESILPINAYLTITSSVNNETINNSMFANVRVKDAIVDRLRYKTGRRPDTGSDPEASVIHLFWKEEEAEIFVDTSGHSLGRHGYRKYPGQAPMLEALAAATIYATGWDRVSPFINPMCGSGTLAIEAAMIATNRVPGLFRDNYGFKHILGFEEAIFEEEKMRIQKQIKHPDNLQIIASDHSRDAIKNARLNAAAADVLEYITLDQCDFEVSTVPETNNGILMMNPEYGLRLGEIEELEVTYARIGNFMKQKCGGYTGFIFTGNPDLGKKIGLKPKRKIEFYNSKLDCRLLKYELYEGTKRRIKTEDED, from the coding sequence ATGTTATATTTCAGAAAGCCCGGCAATATTACTATTACTTGTCACAATCGCATCGCGCCCTATTTAGCTCAAGAGGTAAAAGCCTTAGGTTTTGCCATTGAAGAGGAATTTGTTACTGGCGTAAAAATCAAAGGTTCTTTAAACGATTGTATTCGTTTGAATCTGAATTTAAGATGTGCAAGTCAAGTTTTGTATAGCTTACGCAAATTTTCTGCGAGAAATGCTGATGAAATATATAATGAAGCACGCAAAATGCAATGGGAATCTATCCTACCTATCAATGCGTACTTGACCATTACGAGCTCTGTTAATAACGAAACGATTAACAATAGCATGTTTGCCAATGTACGTGTAAAAGATGCGATTGTGGATAGATTACGCTACAAAACTGGCCGTCGTCCTGACACCGGTTCCGATCCGGAAGCCTCAGTAATTCATCTTTTTTGGAAAGAAGAAGAAGCTGAAATATTTGTAGATACATCTGGGCATTCATTAGGAAGACACGGCTATCGCAAATATCCTGGACAAGCGCCGATGTTGGAAGCTTTAGCAGCAGCCACTATCTATGCTACAGGTTGGGATAGAGTTTCTCCTTTTATCAATCCAATGTGTGGTTCGGGTACGTTAGCCATTGAGGCTGCCATGATTGCCACGAATAGAGTGCCCGGACTATTTAGAGACAATTATGGATTTAAACATATTTTGGGGTTTGAAGAGGCTATTTTTGAAGAAGAAAAAATGAGAATTCAAAAGCAAATCAAACATCCAGATAATTTGCAAATTATTGCCTCCGACCATAGTCGTGACGCCATCAAAAATGCACGTTTGAATGCAGCGGCGGCCGATGTATTGGAATATATTACGTTGGATCAATGTGATTTTGAGGTAAGCACGGTACCAGAAACAAACAATGGTATTCTGATGATGAATCCTGAATATGGTCTACGTCTAGGTGAAATTGAAGAACTCGAAGTAACCTATGCACGCATTGGTAATTTTATGAAACAAAAATGTGGAGGTTACACAGGTTTTATATTTACTGGAAATCCAGATTTGGGTAAAAAAATCGGTCTCAAACCTAAAAGAAAAATTGAATTTTACAATAGTAAATTGGATTGCAGACTTTTAAAATACGAACTATACGAAGGCACTAAACGTCGTATTAAAACAGAGGATGAAGATTAA
- a CDS encoding RNA polymerase sigma factor: MSDLKQKEDFAKLIKENELLVMKVCRVYAYDTHDRKDLFQEILIAAWQSYPKYKGDAKFRTWLYKVAIYTAIAGLRKSKSFIKSTDPNELPQSTITLSYDASQDDQLSVLYKAIAQLNEIDKAIVMLYLEDKSYKEMEDIMGINEATLRVKVNRIKEKLKQIIKS, encoded by the coding sequence TTGAGTGACTTAAAACAAAAAGAGGACTTTGCAAAACTGATCAAGGAGAACGAGCTCTTGGTGATGAAAGTCTGTCGCGTATATGCGTACGATACACACGATAGAAAGGATTTATTTCAAGAGATTCTGATCGCTGCTTGGCAATCTTACCCGAAGTACAAGGGTGATGCCAAATTCCGTACTTGGTTGTATAAAGTGGCCATATATACAGCTATTGCAGGTCTTAGAAAAAGTAAATCTTTTATCAAAAGTACGGATCCAAACGAATTGCCACAATCGACAATTACGCTAAGTTATGATGCCTCACAAGATGATCAATTGAGTGTCTTATATAAAGCCATTGCTCAGTTAAATGAAATCGATAAGGCAATAGTTATGTTGTATCTGGAGGATAAATCCTATAAAGAAATGGAAGATATTATGGGTATAAATGAAGCTACTCTACGCGTAAAAGTGAACAGAATTAAGGAAAAATTAAAACAAATTATTAAATCATAA
- a CDS encoding PQQ-dependent sugar dehydrogenase translates to MLLRKVLSFAAIALCLISITACNNDNTDATGNSFDSSNNPDVDNLVANPDSSGINVPDSFVAKIFADSIGETRHIVVSQNNVVYIKLMALKDGKGIAILKDRNNDGVADQLKYFGDFAGTGIDIYDNNLYASSDEGIYRYKINSDGYIMDTNLPTTIVEGLIARNEHQAKAFTIDPNGNIYVNIGAYSNACQMEDRVPGSRGMYPCPILDSAGGIWKFDANKINQKYKDGSRYATGLRNVVGLDWNTQTQSLFVMQHGRDQLADMAPKFFDAEKSAEIPAESLYELHQGDNAGWPYVYYDPFQKKLLLAPEYGGNGKRKADSSYLNPIANYPAHWAPNGLLFYTGNQFPAKYKNGAFIAFHGSWNRAPKPQQGFCVVFQPFKDGKPFGDYEIFAKGFPGTDAPLQNPGDAAHRPCGLAQGPDGALYVTDDVKGRVYKITYSGK, encoded by the coding sequence ATGCTACTACGTAAAGTTTTGTCTTTTGCAGCGATTGCCTTGTGTCTAATTTCTATTACAGCTTGTAATAATGACAATACAGATGCCACAGGCAATTCGTTTGATAGTTCCAATAATCCAGATGTCGATAATTTAGTTGCCAATCCAGATAGCTCTGGAATTAATGTGCCAGACAGTTTTGTAGCCAAGATTTTTGCAGACAGTATCGGGGAAACTCGTCATATTGTCGTGTCTCAAAATAATGTTGTTTACATCAAGTTGATGGCATTGAAAGATGGAAAAGGTATTGCGATATTAAAAGATCGAAACAATGATGGAGTTGCAGATCAATTAAAATATTTTGGGGATTTTGCCGGTACTGGCATTGATATATATGACAATAATCTTTACGCATCCTCTGATGAAGGCATTTATCGATACAAAATAAATTCTGATGGTTATATCATGGATACCAATCTACCTACAACTATAGTAGAAGGACTGATTGCGCGTAATGAACATCAAGCCAAAGCATTTACCATTGATCCGAACGGTAATATATATGTAAATATTGGCGCTTATTCTAATGCTTGTCAGATGGAAGACAGAGTGCCAGGCTCTCGTGGTATGTACCCCTGTCCGATTTTGGATTCTGCGGGAGGTATTTGGAAATTTGATGCCAATAAGATCAATCAGAAATATAAAGATGGCTCAAGATATGCAACGGGTTTGCGCAATGTGGTTGGTTTGGATTGGAATACACAGACGCAGTCTTTATTTGTAATGCAGCATGGACGCGACCAATTAGCAGATATGGCTCCCAAATTTTTTGATGCTGAAAAAAGTGCAGAGATTCCAGCAGAGAGTTTGTATGAATTACATCAAGGTGATAATGCAGGCTGGCCTTACGTGTATTATGATCCATTTCAAAAGAAATTATTATTGGCTCCGGAATATGGAGGTAATGGAAAAAGAAAAGCCGATAGCTCTTATTTGAATCCTATTGCCAATTATCCTGCGCATTGGGCACCGAATGGGTTACTTTTTTATACGGGAAATCAATTTCCTGCAAAATATAAAAATGGCGCATTCATCGCATTTCATGGTAGTTGGAATCGTGCACCCAAACCACAACAAGGTTTTTGTGTAGTGTTTCAACCATTTAAAGATGGAAAACCATTTGGTGACTATGAAATATTTGCAAAGGGATTTCCTGGTACAGATGCTCCATTACAAAATCCTGGAGACGCGGCTCATCGCCCATGTGGTTTGGCACAAGGCCCCGATGGCGCTTTATATGTTACGGATGATGTAAAAGGAAGAGTGTATAAGATTACCTATTCGGGTAAATAG
- the bshC gene encoding bacillithiol biosynthesis cysteine-adding enzyme BshC — MATNLSFSDTGFFSKIAVDYREAREEMRPFYLHDVSLDGVNAAIENRKQFAQNRQILHDELRLQYQGIELTEKENLHIDLLKSNTTFTITTAHQPNIFTGPLYMMYKILHVIQLSIYLKKEFPQYDFVPVYYMGSEDADLDEIGQFTVDGKKYVWETKQTGAVGRMIVDNDLRKILEQLKRQIDVNPFGKELTEMFDRCYSLGKTIQQATLEIMHFLFGEMGLITLIPDNAALKKTFEPVIKKELLERFSHKIVTKTADALHKAGYKQQASGRDLNLFYLFEDHRERIEFAEGKYFVQSLNLEFSEAEILNELESYPERFSGNVILRGAFQETVLPNIIFVGGGGEIAYWLELKNVFASVNVPYPILLLRNSFALLNKIQTKRFASLELQPHWLFKPTFQILDELSIRKSGKHELNAEMDALKAIYLNIGQKAVASSSSLQKHVMALYTQAINKIQRLEKKIQKAERNKLIAEKERLEKLKEILFPHDSLQERVENVSSFYSVYGPTLLPQILEASPALNSQFVMLDLQ, encoded by the coding sequence ATGGCAACAAATTTATCGTTTTCAGATACCGGTTTTTTCTCCAAAATTGCCGTCGATTATAGGGAAGCTCGCGAAGAAATGCGTCCGTTTTATTTACACGATGTTTCTTTGGATGGGGTAAATGCAGCTATTGAAAATCGAAAGCAATTTGCACAAAATCGTCAGATTTTGCATGATGAGTTACGCTTACAATATCAAGGAATCGAACTTACTGAAAAAGAAAATTTGCATATTGATTTATTAAAGTCAAATACAACTTTCACTATTACAACCGCGCATCAACCCAATATTTTCACTGGACCTTTGTATATGATGTACAAGATATTGCACGTCATTCAATTGTCCATTTACCTGAAAAAAGAATTTCCACAATATGATTTCGTTCCCGTATATTATATGGGAAGTGAAGATGCGGATCTGGATGAAATCGGACAATTTACAGTGGATGGAAAGAAATATGTTTGGGAAACCAAGCAAACAGGTGCAGTTGGAAGAATGATTGTCGACAATGATTTGCGTAAAATATTGGAACAATTAAAGCGTCAAATCGATGTAAATCCTTTCGGAAAGGAGTTGACAGAAATGTTTGATCGATGTTACTCGTTAGGAAAAACAATCCAACAAGCGACTTTGGAGATTATGCATTTTCTTTTTGGGGAAATGGGATTGATTACGCTGATTCCCGATAATGCTGCATTGAAAAAAACATTTGAACCTGTTATTAAAAAAGAGCTACTCGAAAGATTTTCACATAAAATAGTTACCAAAACGGCTGATGCACTGCATAAAGCTGGTTACAAACAACAGGCGAGTGGTCGTGATCTCAACTTATTTTACTTATTTGAAGATCATCGCGAAAGAATTGAATTTGCCGAAGGGAAATACTTCGTTCAAAGTTTGAATTTAGAATTCTCGGAAGCCGAGATTTTAAATGAATTAGAAAGTTATCCAGAGCGTTTTAGCGGTAATGTGATTTTGCGTGGCGCATTTCAAGAAACGGTTTTACCTAATATTATTTTCGTTGGAGGTGGTGGTGAAATAGCTTATTGGCTGGAATTGAAAAATGTATTTGCTTCGGTCAATGTGCCCTATCCCATTTTGCTTTTACGCAATTCATTTGCCTTGTTGAATAAAATTCAAACAAAAAGATTTGCGTCTTTGGAGCTCCAACCACATTGGTTATTCAAGCCAACTTTTCAAATTTTGGATGAATTGTCCATTCGAAAAAGTGGAAAACATGAGTTAAATGCAGAGATGGATGCGTTAAAAGCTATTTACCTAAATATTGGTCAAAAAGCAGTAGCATCCTCTAGTTCTTTACAAAAACACGTGATGGCATTGTACACGCAAGCGATCAACAAAATCCAACGTTTAGAAAAGAAAATCCAAAAGGCCGAACGAAATAAACTTATAGCAGAAAAAGAACGTTTGGAAAAGCTAAAGGAAATATTATTTCCGCATGATAGCTTGCAGGAACGTGTTGAAAATGTTTCCAGTTTTTATTCTGTGTATGGTCCCACCTTATTACCGCAAATATTAGAGGCGAGCCCAGCTTTAAATTCACAATTTGTTATGTTGGACTTACAATAA
- the rimO gene encoding 30S ribosomal protein S12 methylthiotransferase RimO has translation MKVRTLKQDKVNIITLGCSKNLVDSEVLSGQLKANAIDVAHENEKLDHNIVVVNTCGFIDKAKEESINTILEQVELKREGKLDKVYVTGCLSERYRDNLEDEIPEVDQWFGTFELPLMLKALNADYKKELLGERLLSTPKHYAYLKISEGCNRTCAFCAIPLMRGKHVSRPIEELVSEAERLVKNGVKEIMLIAQELTYYGLDIYKERKLAELLDKMAAVEGLEWIRLHYAYPNKFPMDVLDVMNKHANICNYLDMPLQHASDHMLQAMKRQSTRKEMEDLIKEIRAKNPGICLRTTLIAGFPGETLQDIEELKDFLREQRFDRVGIFPYSHEEGTSAGELVDDVPAEEKERRAQEIMDLQAEISYEKNQEKVGQTLKVLIDKKEAGKYIGRTEFDSVEVDNEIIIASKKKLTIGDFVMVKIVKAYDFDLEGVVVE, from the coding sequence ATGAAAGTCAGAACTTTAAAACAAGATAAGGTAAACATTATCACATTGGGTTGTAGTAAAAATCTAGTGGATAGTGAAGTGTTGAGTGGTCAATTGAAAGCCAATGCCATCGATGTAGCGCATGAAAATGAGAAACTCGATCATAATATCGTGGTGGTCAATACTTGCGGCTTTATCGACAAGGCTAAGGAAGAAAGTATCAATACGATATTGGAACAAGTAGAATTGAAACGTGAGGGGAAATTGGATAAAGTGTACGTTACCGGCTGTCTGAGCGAAAGATATCGTGATAACTTGGAGGATGAGATTCCTGAAGTCGATCAATGGTTCGGAACATTTGAATTGCCTTTGATGTTAAAAGCATTGAATGCAGATTACAAAAAAGAACTTTTGGGTGAAAGACTTTTAAGTACGCCAAAACATTATGCTTATTTGAAAATAAGTGAAGGTTGTAACCGTACTTGTGCTTTTTGTGCGATTCCTTTGATGCGTGGTAAACACGTAAGCAGACCAATAGAAGAGTTGGTCAGTGAAGCGGAACGTTTGGTTAAAAATGGTGTGAAAGAGATTATGTTGATCGCACAGGAATTGACTTATTATGGTTTGGATATTTATAAAGAACGCAAATTAGCGGAGCTTTTAGATAAAATGGCAGCGGTGGAAGGATTGGAATGGATTCGTTTGCATTACGCTTATCCTAATAAATTTCCAATGGATGTATTGGATGTGATGAATAAACATGCCAATATCTGTAATTACCTGGATATGCCATTGCAACACGCTAGCGATCACATGTTGCAAGCCATGAAGCGTCAAAGTACGCGTAAAGAAATGGAAGATTTGATCAAAGAAATTAGAGCGAAAAATCCAGGTATTTGTTTGCGTACTACTTTGATTGCGGGTTTTCCTGGCGAGACTTTGCAAGATATTGAAGAACTAAAAGATTTTTTACGCGAACAAAGATTTGACCGCGTAGGTATTTTCCCTTATAGTCATGAAGAAGGTACTTCTGCTGGCGAATTAGTGGATGATGTGCCTGCAGAGGAGAAAGAACGACGTGCGCAAGAGATCATGGATCTACAAGCGGAAATTAGTTACGAAAAAAATCAAGAAAAAGTCGGACAGACTTTGAAGGTTTTGATAGATAAGAAAGAAGCTGGTAAATATATTGGTAGAACAGAGTTTGACAGTGTAGAAGTGGACAATGAAATAATTATCGCATCTAAAAAGAAATTAACGATTGGTGATTTTGTTATGGTCAAAATTGTTAAAGCGTATGATTTTGATTTGGAAGGGGTAGTAGTGGAATAG
- a CDS encoding DUF4268 domain-containing protein — protein sequence MYSKEENFQFKKDFWTALGQYLKPIPNSEGEEINWINYKTGIRQLNFRMDLDRKNAQIAIEITRNDNSERLAIYEKFESLKTIFNETMQEDWIWQESFSNEHKKIISIIYKKLPDVSINVKENWPTVITFFKERIIKLDEFWNDTKVAFDQFKL from the coding sequence ATGTATAGCAAAGAGGAAAATTTTCAGTTTAAAAAGGATTTTTGGACCGCATTGGGACAATATTTAAAACCTATCCCCAATAGCGAAGGAGAAGAGATTAATTGGATCAATTATAAAACGGGAATTCGTCAACTAAATTTCCGAATGGATTTGGATAGGAAAAATGCACAAATCGCCATTGAAATCACTCGAAATGACAATAGCGAACGATTAGCAATCTACGAAAAATTTGAAAGTTTGAAAACCATCTTTAACGAAACCATGCAAGAAGATTGGATCTGGCAAGAAAGTTTTTCTAACGAACACAAAAAAATTATTTCTATTATCTACAAAAAATTGCCCGACGTAAGTATCAATGTAAAAGAAAATTGGCCGACTGTCATCACTTTTTTTAAAGAAAGAATCATCAAATTAGATGAATTTTGGAATGATACCAAAGTTGCTTTTGACCAATTTAAATTATAA